In the Synechococcus sp. MU1643 genome, GCCGCTTGCTGCAACAGCACCATGCCCACTGAAAAATTCGGGATCACGGCCCCACCCACGGACGCTTTGGCCGAAAACTCGGTGAGGTCGTTGAGTTGCTCCGGGGATAACCCCGTGGTTCCGATCACGGGATGAACGCCGTAGGCAATCGCCGCTCGGGTGTGCTCGTACACAACGGAAGGGTGGGTGAAGTCCACCAGCACGGCGCCGCTGCCGCTGTCCCGCACCGATTGGCTCACAGCGCAGAGACAGCCTTCGAAATCAGCCGTCACGGCCACCTCAAGCTCGCCCAAGCCCAGCTCCAGGCCCACGTCGGCCCCCTCTTTGCCGGGTGTGTTGTCGATGGCGCCAGCAAGACTGCAGTCTTGGGCTCCCACCACAGCCTTGATCACCTCGGCGCCCATTCGCCCCAAGGCACCGGCGACAACGACGGGAATCGGACCAGTCATGAAAGCGCAGCAGACGCTTCAAAGCCTATGGGTCGGCTCGTGTAACGGCCGATCAGAAATCCTCGCGTCCCTAGGGCCAGTCACCGTAAGGTTCTTTACATTGCTAAAAGCTCCCAGATGTTCACACAGGTCCGCTCCGCCGATCGCCGCGTTGCTCCTGTTGAGGGTCAGAACCACAAGTCCGTGATGAAAGCGGTTTATGTGGTACTGGAGCCCCAGTATCAAAACGCCCTCACTCAGGCTGCGACGGCACTGAATGCCTCAGGCGGCGATCTCGGGATCGAGCTGAGCGGATATCTGATCGAAGAACTCCGCGACGACGACAACTACGCCGGCTTCTGTGCCGATGTGGCTGAGGCTGATGTCTTTGTCGCCTCCTTGATCTTCATTGAAGATCTGGCTCAGAAGGTTGTGGACGCCGTTGCCCCACACCGCGACCGACTCAAGGCGGCTGTGGTCTTCCCGTCCATGCCTGAAGTGATGCGGCTGAACAAGCTGGGCAGCTTCTCGATGGCTCAGCTCGGTCAGAGCAAGAGCGCCATCGCAGGCTTCATGAAGAAGCGGAAGGAGGCCGGAGGTGCTGGTTTCCAGGACGCGATGCTCAAGCTGCTGAACACCCTGCCCACCGTCCTCAAGTACCTGCCAGTCGAGAAGGCGCAGGATGCCCGCAGCTTCATGCTCAGCTTCCAGTACTGGCTGGGCGGTACTCCCGATAACCTCCGCAACTTCCTGTTGATGCTGGCGGACAAGTACGTCTTCCCAGCGGCAGAAGGTGAGGAGCGTCCAGCGATGGACGTGGCAGAGCCTGAAGTGTTCCCCGACCTCGGGATCTGGCACCCCCTGGCTCCTTCGATGTTCGAGGACCTCAAGGAATATTTGAACTGGAACTCCAGTCGCTCAGACCTGTCTGAGGAAGCCCGCAAAGGACCTGTGATTGGCCTGGTGCTGCAGCGCAGCCACATCGTCACCGGTGACGATGCGCATTACGTGGCCACCATCCAGGAACTGGAGTTCCGTGGCGCCCGCGTGATTCCGATCTTCTGCGGTGGCCTCGACTTCTCGAAGCCTGTCAACGCTTTCTTCTACGACCCGCTGAATCCCGAGCAGCCCCTGGTGGACGGCATCGTCTCCCTCACCGGTTTTGCGCTGGTCGGTGGCCCGGCCCGCCAGGACCACCCCAAGGCGATTGAGTCGCTGAAAAAGCTAAACCGCCCCTACATGGTTGCGCTTCCTCTCGTCTTCCAAACCACCCAGGAGTGGGAACAGAGCGACCTCGGCCTGCACCCAGTGCAGGTGGCCTTGCAGATCGCCATTCCAGAACTTGATGGTGCCATCGAGCCCATTGTTCTGTCTGGTCGCGACGACGCCACCGGCAAAGCTCACACCCTCCAAGATCGGGTTGATGCCATTGCTGAGCGCGCAATCCGCTGGTCATCACTGCGGATCAAGCCCCGCAACGAAAAGAAGCTGGCGATCACTGTGTTCAGCTTCCCTCCCGACAAGGGCAACGTCGGAACGGCGGCTTACCTCGACGTCTTCGGCTCCATCCATCGGGTGATGCAGGAGATGAAGGCCAAGGGATACGACGTCCAGGACATGCCTTCAACTCCTCGAGAGCTGTTGGAGGCTGTCATCAATGACGCCGATGCCATGCAGGGTTCCCCGGAGCTGTCCATCGCCCATCGGATGAGTGTCGAAGAGTACGAGCGCCTGACTCCTTACTCCGAGCGGCTTGAAGAGAACTGGGGTAAGCCCCCCGGCAACCTCAACAGCGATGGCCAGAACCTTTTGGTTTTCGGTCGCCACTTCGGCAACCTCTTCGTCGGTGTTCAGCCCACCTTTGGCTACGAAGGTGACCCGATGCGCCTGCTCTACTCCCGTAGTGCAAGCCCTCACCATGGCTTCGCCGCCTACTACACCTACCTGCAGAAGATCTGGAAGGCTGATGCGGTGTTGCATTTCGGCACCCACGGTTCCCTCGAATTCATGCCCGGAAAGCAGATGGGCATGAGCGAAACCTGCTATCCCGATTCACTCATCGGTGCGCTGCCCAATCTTTATTACTACGCCGCCAACAACCCCTCCGAGGCCACCATTGCCAAGCGGAGGGGTTATGCCTCCACCATCAGTTACCTCACCCCTCCTGCCGAAAATGCTGGCCTCTACAGGGGCCTGAAGGAACTGGGTGAACTGGTTGGTTCCTACCAGCAGCTCCGTGAGGGCGGCCGCGGCATTCAGATCGTCAACACCATCGTTGAGACGGCACGTCAGTGCAACCTTGATAAGGACGTCGACCTTCCTGAGGAAGATGCTTCGACCCTCGAATTGGAGGGTCGCGATGCCCTCGTGGGTGCCGTCTATCGCCAGTTGATGGAGATTGAAAGCCGTCTCCTTCCTTGTGGCCTGCACACCATTGGCAAGCCTCCCACCGCGGAGGAAGCGGTTGCCACGTTGGTGAGCATCGCTGCTCTTGAGCGTGAGGAGGATGGTCTGCGCTCACTCCCCGGTCTGCTGGCTGAGGCGATGGGTCGCTCCATTGAAGACATCTACAAAGGCAACGACGAGGGCGTGCTCGCTGATGTCGAGCTCAACCGCACGATCACGGAGACATCCCGCGCTGCGATCGGTGCCATGGTTCGCACCCTCACTGGTCGTGATGGTCGTGTCAGCCTGCGCAACAGCTTTGGTTGGTTCTACGACCTGCTGGCGAGGTTTGGCTTCAAGCTTCCCTCACCCTGGTTGCGGGCTTGTTGTACGGCCGGTTTCGTTCAGATCGATTCCACCGAGCTCGACAAACTCTTTGCATATCTGCGCTTCTGCCTCGAGCAGGTGTGTGCCGACATGGAGATGGAGAGTCTCCTGAAGGCGCTGGATGGCGAATACATCCTTCCGGGCCCAGGTGGTGACCCGATTCGGAATCCTGGTGTGCTTCCCAGCGGCAAGAACATCCACGCGCTGGATCCGCAGGCGATTCCCACCCGTGCCGCGGTGGCTGCGGCCAAGAGTGTTGTCGACAAGTTGATTGATCGTCAGCGCGAGGAGCAGGGCACTTGGCCCGAGACCATCGCTTGCGTGCTTTGGGGAACGGACAACATCAAGACCTATGGCGAATCCCTGGCTCAGATTCTCTGGTTCGTCGGTGTCAAGCCGATGCCTGACTCCGTGGGTCGGGTCAACAAGCTTGAGCTGATTCCCCTCGAAGAACTCGGTCGTCCCCGTGTTGATGTGGTGGTGAACTGCTCGGGTGTGTTCCGCGATCTGTTCATCAACCAGATGGCCCTGATTGATCAGGCCGTGAAGATGGCTGCAGAGGCCGACGAGCCCCTGGAGCAGAACTTTGTACGCAAGCACGCCCTTGAGCAGGCAGAGAAAGAAGGCATGAGCCTGCGTGATGCGGCCTGCCGGGTGTTCTCCAACGCCAGCGGCAGCTACAGCTCCAACGTGAACCTTGCGGTGGAGAACAGCACCTGGGAGGAGGAAGGTGAGCTGCAGGAGATGTACCTCTCCCGCAAGACCTTTGCCTTCAATGCTGACAACCCTGGTGAGATGAACCAGAAGCGGGAGGTGTTCGAGAACGTGATGAAGACAGCGGACGTGACCTTCCAGAATCTGGATTCAGCTGAGATTTCCCTCACCGATGTGAGCCACTACTTCGACTCCGATCCCACCAAGCTGATCGCGGGCCTCCGTGATGACGGCAAAGCCCCCACCAGTTACATTGCTGACACCACCACGGCCAATGCGCAGGTTCGTTCGCTGAGTGAAACGATCCGCCTGGATTCACGCACCAAGTTGCTGAATCCCAAGTGGTACGAAGGCATGCTCGACTCCGGTTATGAGGGTGTGCGAGAGGTGGCCAAGCGCCTCAACTTCACTTTGGGTTGGAGTGCAACCAGTGGTGCCGTAGACAACTTCGTTTACGAGGAAGCCAACGAGACCTTCATCAATGACCCGGAGATGCGCAAGCGTCTTCTGGAATTGAACCCCAACAGCTTCCGCCAGATTGTGGGCACGCTTCTTGAGGTTCATGGTCGCGGCTACTGGGAAACCTCAGACGAAAACATCGAACAGCTGCAGGAGCTTTATCAGGAAGTGGAAGATCGGATTGAGGGTGTTGTTACCGACTGATCTTCAGGCAAGCGTTGAGCATCAGCCAGAGTTCTCTACGAATTCTGGCTTTTTTTGTTGGGGATGAATTGGTTGCATTCAGAGCTGCGAAATGTTGAACTCTGCCTTTCTTGCTGCAAGGCTGATCTTTGCTGTTTTGAAATCAACTCCAGCCCACTGTTGATACATTTTTAAGCTGCGATTCGTCCCTAATCCGAAGGATTTAAGTTCGCCAGGATGATCATTGAAGCAACGGATTGCTGCCGGGGCATTGTCGAGGCTGCCAAGCAGTCTGTGAACACGTTTGAGTGAGCGAAGGTTGTACTTGTGCCAGTCACTGTGATCACCCCAATGAGTAGCTGAATGTTCTGCTGCGGGGTTTTCTGGCTTGTAGAGATGAAAAAGAAGCAGGCGATTTGGGGCGTAGATGTTGAAACCCGAAGTCCAAAGTCGTGCCGACATTGCAATCTCTTCCCCATAGAAGTAGAGCTCGGGGTCGTAGGGCACCTCTCTCACGATTGAGCCAGCTCCGAACAGGAAGCCTCCAGCGATAAAGGCTCCGGGGATAGGACGTTCTGGCTGTTCTTCTGGAAGCTGGAATCGGCTGATGCCTCGTAACTTGAGGATGCCGTATGAATCGAACTCACCCGCACCCATCACCGGCAATGTTGATGTTTGCAATCGACAGGGTGGTTGAAAGCCGTTGGGGTAAACACTGAGGATGGCTCGCTCATCGCTGCATTCTTTCCAGGCCTTCAGCAGCAGGTCATCCCAGTGCTCCACGGACCGCATGTGGCTGTCGATCTGAAGTAGGAAATCTTCCCCGCCGTAAAAGCTTTGGGCCTGCCGACGGGCCCAGCAGGCTCCATGACTTTCCTTTGCATCGAGCCTGACGATCTTCAGGTGTGGATGATTCGGAAATGCACTTTCTCCCCAGTGGGTTGGGTCGTCATCAGCCAGCTGCAGGCAGATGCCGAAGCGCAGGCGTTCGGGTTGTGCTGCCCTTTCGATCAGGTTGTGCAGCGTGGCCGGAAGATCCGGGTCTCGGTAAGACGCGATCTGTATGAAGATCGTGGATCTCACCAAAGGGCGGCAGCCATGCGCAGCGTCTGGCTGATGGGGCCTACATCGTGCACCCGAAGCACGGCAGTGCGCGCCTGAGCGCAGCGGCAGGCCACGGCAGCGGTCCCCCAGAGCCGCGCTTTCGGTCTGGGCTCGTCGAGCACGGCACCAATGAAGCGCTTGCGCGAAGGACCGATCAGCACCGGTTGCGGGCCCTCAGTGAGTTGTTCCAGATCCCGCAGCAGCTGGAGGTTCTGCTCGTGGGTCTTGGCAAAACCGAGACCCGGATCCCAGATGATTTGGCTTTCCAGGACGCCGGCTTGAATCGCGGCCTCACTGCGCTCCCGCAACGCCTCCTTCACATCCGCAACGACATCGGTATAGGTCGTGAGTTGATCCATGGTTTGGCTGTCACCGCGGCTGTGCATCAGCACCACCGGACAGCCCGCGTCGGAGACCACGCGCAGCAGATCGGGATCCCGCCTGCCACCGCTCACATCATTGATCCAATTGGCACCTGCCTCCAGTGCTTTGGCGGCAACTGGTGCGAGAAACGTGTCGATGGAGATCAGGGCCTCTGGGCAGTGCTGCCGGATTGCTTGGAGCGCAGGCAACAGTCGGCGTAATTCCTCCTCGGCGCCAACCTCCTCAGCCCCAGGGCGGGTGCTCTGTGCTCCCAGATCCAACACGTCAGCGCCATTGCTCAGTTGCCACTGGGCTTCGGCGAGGGCCCGTTCGCTGGCGAGGAATCGTCCTCCATCGCTGAATGAATCAGGGGTGATGTTGATAACCCCCATCACTGTTGTGCGTTGGCGCCAGCCCTGGGGCCAGTTGCCTGAATCAAGCTGCTTGGTAGTTGGCAATTCGTCCAAAGCTTTCAGGCTCCAAGGAAGCTCCCCCCACCAGAACACCGTCGATATCGCTCATTCCCATCAACTCATCAATGTTGCTGGGCTTGACGGAGCCGCCGTACTGAATCACCAGATCGGGGGATCCCACCCAGCTTCGAATCAGACCGCAGATGCGGTTGGCTTCTTCGGCAGCGCAGGTTTTGCCTGTGCCGATCGCCCAGATCGGTTCGTAGGCGACCACTAACTTCTCTGCATCGAGACCCTCGAGTCCCTGCTCGATCTGGCGGCGGATCACCCGTTCGGCTTCGCCCCGTTCTCGTTGCTCATCGCTTTCGCCAACGCAAACGATCGGAATCAGACCATTGGACTGGGATGACCTGGCCCGGTGGTTGATCTGCTCGTCGCTTTCGCTGAAGTATTTCCGGGGTTCGCTGTGGCCCACGATCGTGTGGGTCACACCATGCTCCTTGAGCATCGCTGGGGAGATCTCCCCAGTGAAGGCCCCTTGGCCTTCCCAGTGCACGTTCTGGCTTGACAGGCAGAGACGGGAGTTCTGGCTGAGTTCCGCCATGGTCGACAGCGCCGTGAAGGGTGGTGCCAGCACCAGATCACGGTCGTCTGGGGTTTCGGTAATCAGTGGCAGGAAGGCTTCCATGAATTCCCGCGACTGGGCGCAGGTCATGTGCATCTTCCAGTTGCCAGCGATCACCGGTCTGCGCACGCCTTGCTTCCCCATGGAATGTGGCAGCCAACTTACGGCCCGGTCGCGTTTTCGCCCCCGACAAAGGACTCCTCCCCTGCAAGCACAACCCGATCTCCCGGGGAAAGCTGACGTCCCCGCCGGGTTTCAACGCTTCCATTGACTTCCACTTCACCCATTTGAATGCGTTGCTTCGCTTCACCGCCGGTGGAGACCCAACCCTTCCATTTCAGGAACTGATCCAGCTTCATTGGAGAGAGTTCTGATTTCACCATTGATACTGTGCCGGGATGCTGACCCCATCCCAGGCCGGATTCCGCCGGCTGCTGCCGCTGCTTCGCCCCCACTTGCGGGAACTGCTCTGGGGGGGCTGCTGCATGGTGGTTTACGTCGGTAGCTTTCCGCTGCTCGTGCAGCTGGCCGGGGACTTGTTCCCAGCGCTGGGGTCGGGCGATCTTGCTCGCGTGTTTCAGCTGATCGGGCTGGCGTTGCTGATCTTTGCTGTTCAGAAAATCGCCCAGTTCGGTCAGGACTCTCTTCTTGCCGGGCCTGCATTGCTGGTGAGCCAGGACTTACGGCGCGATTTGTTCCGCCGCTTGCAGACCGTGGAGCTGGGAGCGCTGGAGAAGCTCTCGGCCGGTGATCTCACCTACCGCTTCACAGAAGACGCAGATCGCGTCAGCGAGGTGCTCTACAAGACCATTCACGACACGGTTCCCAGCGTGCTTCAGCTCTTTGCTGTGCTGGGGATGATGCTTTGGCTCGACTGGAAACTGACGCTGGCCATCCTGTTGCTGGCACCGGTGATCGTCTGGTTGATCAGCCTGTTTGGTGCGCGCGTTATGGCGGCCACTGAACGCAGTCAGAAAAAGGTGAGTGAACTGGCCGGTCTGCTTGGTGAGGCCATCGAAGGTTTGCCCCTGGTGCGTGCTTTTGCCGCTGAGCCTTGGCTGCAGGAGCGTTTTGAGACGGAAATCGACCAGCACCGGCAGGCTCGCCACCGCACCTACAGCCTCTTGGCGCTGCAGCATCCGGTGGTTGGCATCATCGAGGTGGTGGGTCTGTTTGCCGTATTGGCCCTCGGAGCCTGGCGGATTAAGACCGGGGACCTGAGCATTGCCGGGCTGAGCAGTTACTTGACGGGGCTGATCGTGCTGATCGATCCCATTGCCCACGTCACCAACAACTTCAACGAATTCCAGCAGGGGCAGGCGTCGCTGCGACGTCTGCGTGAGATCGAGAGAGAGCCTCAGGAGGCTGCTGATCCAGCCGAGGCGCAATCCATCGGTGCTCTCCGAGGTGATCTGGTTTTTGATCAGGTGAGCTTTGGCTATGACCCAGCCCAGCCAGTGCTGCATCAGTTCAATCTGCGGGCGGATGCCGGTCAGGTGCTGGCCATCGTTGGCCCCTCCGGTGCGGGCAAAAGCACCTTGCTGTCGCTCCTGCTGCGATTTAACACCGTTCAACAGGGTGAGATTTGTCTTGATGGCACCGACATCAGCCTGATGCGCGCCCGTGAGCTGCGTCAGCAGGTGGCCCTGGTTCCGCAGCGCACAACCGTGTTCTCCGGAACCGTTGCTGAAGCGATTCGGTTCGGGCGTCGTGCGACGGACGATGAGGTGCGCGATGCGGCTCGGTTGGCCAATGCGGATGATTTCATCCGTGCCTTCCCCCGGGGGTATGACACCCAGCTTGAGGAACGGGGAACCAACGTTTCCGGAGGACAACTGCAGCGGATCGCCATTGCCCGGGCGGTGCTTGGCAACCCAGCGCTGTTGCTGCTGGATGAAGCCACCAGTGCCCTCGATGCTGAAGCCGAGGCTGCGGTGCAACTTGGACTGAAGCAGGCGATGAAGGGACGAACGGTGTTGGTGATCGCTCACCGTCTGGCCACGGTGCAGGAAGCCGATCGAATCGTGGTTCTTGAGAAAGGTGCTGTTGTCGATCGAGGAACCCACGATGAATTGATGCAGCGTGGTGGGCGTTATCGCGAATTGTGCGAACGGCAGTTCATTCGAGATCAGCAAAAGACTTGAATCCCTCTACGATCTGGCCGCCGGCACACCGCCATCCCGGCAATAAACGATGACTGATTCTGCAGCCAACAACCCTGTCTTGACCTTTGAGGGCAAGCGCTATGACCTCAATACGCTTCCCGATGAGCTCAAGGAACTTGTGCGTGGCATGCAGGTTGCCGACGCTCAGCTGCGGATGCACGAAGACACCCTCAAGGTTCTAGCGGTGGGCCGTCAGAGCCTGGCCACACAGCTCAATGAAAGGCTCAAGTCTGTGACTCCGTTGCCTGATCAGGGTTGATCGCCCGCCAATAAAAAAGGGGGCTGTTGAGCCCCTTTTTTATTGCTCGTCGTTATGCTCAGTCGCTGAAACTGTAGCCCTTGGTGAGTTTGAACACCGTTCCGGACAGCAGGATCAAGGCCACGAGGTTCGGGAGAGCCATCAGGCCGTTCAGGGTGTCGGCGATCGACCAGATCACTCCACGGTCGCCGGCGATAGCACCAATCACCACAACAGCCACCCAAGTCAAACGAAAGGGCAGCACGGCGGACTGACCGAACAGATAGGTGGTGCAGCGCTCGCCATAGAAGCTCCAGCCGAGAATGGTTGTAAAGGCGAAGACCACCAACCCCAGGGTGACCACCACGCCGCTTCCTGCGATGCCGGTGTTGAAGGCGGTGATTGAGAGATCTGCTCCGCTCAGGTTTTCGCCTGCTGCATCGATGATCAGATTGGCTTTGGTGGTGATGATCACCAGAGCGGTCATTGTGCAGATGATCAGGGTGTCGATGAAGGTGCCCAGCATCGCCACCGTGCCTTGGCGGACGGGATCATCGGTTTTGGCAGCCGCGTGAGCGATCGGAGCGCTCCCCAGGCCTGCTTCATTGGAGAAGATGCCCCGTTTGAACCCCATCAGCACAACCTGACCGAGGGCACCACCGGCCGCAGCTTTGCCAGAGAAGGCGTTGGAGAAAATTGTGGCGAAGGCTTCAGGCACGCTCCCCAGATTTGCCAACAACACCAGAAGGCATGCAGCGATGTAGAGGATCGACATCAACGGAACAATGGTGGAGGCCGCCTGGGCGATGCGCTTGATGCCCCCGATGACGACAGCAAAAACCAGGGCCGCCAAAATCACACCGGTCGCCAGCTTCGGGATGCCGATCAGGCTCAAGGCTGACGACACCTCAAAGGCCTGAACCCCGTTGCCGATGCCGAATCCCGCCAACATGCCGAAGAGGGCAAACAGGCCAGCCATCCAGCTCCAGTCGCTTCCGAGTCCGTTGCGGATGTAATACATCGGACCACCCACGTGGTTGCCGTCTCCATCGGTTTCGCGGAACTGAACCGCGAGTACAGCTTCGGCGTACTTGGTCGCAATGCCGAAGATCGCGATGATCCACATCCAAAAGACGGCACCAGGTCCACCAACGGCAATGGCTCCAGCAACACCGGCGATGTTTCCCGTGCCAATCGTTGCCGACAACGACGTCATCAGCGCTTGAAAGGGGGTGATCTCTCCTTCGGTTTGAGATGCGGCAGGACGCAGCATCATTGAGATGCCGTAGCCCAGCCGTTGCAGCGGCATGAACCGCAGACCCACCATCAGAAGAATGCCCGTTGCGGCAATTAAAAGGACAGTGGGCCATCCCCAGACGATGCTGTTGATCGGGCTATTGATGGCCTGAATGGTCGACTCGACTCCGCCCATGCCTTTCAACAGGTTTGGGCGGATGGTCTCATAGCCGGCTTGTGCCGGCAATCAACTCAGAGTGATTCGAGATCTTCAAAGCGGAAGGTCTGGCTTCCGGTGGGTGTATCGCCATGGGCTTCGGTGGTCACGACCCGCTCGGCCAGCACCCAGGGGCCATCCCCAGGCAGGGGAGAGAAGCTGTCTTTGAAGCTGCTGCGACCGCCCCGTGCTTCTCCCGTTGCCGGGTCGGAATACTGACTGGTGTAGGTGTGACTGAGGTAGCCCGCACCCGTGTCGGTGACATCGGTGGTGTAGATCGTCACGACAGTGCCGTGGATGTGACGGTGAACCATGGTCACCACGTCATCCTTGATGCGGTATTTGTCCCCTGCTCCTTTGCCGCCGACCAGGACTTCGGTTCCGACATCGTTGGTGTCACCGGCGGTGAAGGTGTTCTCACCGTGGGTCTGCTCGAAGCT is a window encoding:
- the dapB gene encoding 4-hydroxy-tetrahydrodipicolinate reductase, yielding MTGPIPVVVAGALGRMGAEVIKAVVGAQDCSLAGAIDNTPGKEGADVGLELGLGELEVAVTADFEGCLCAVSQSVRDSGSGAVLVDFTHPSVVYEHTRAAIAYGVHPVIGTTGLSPEQLNDLTEFSAKASVGGAVIPNFSVGMVLLQQAAAAAARFYDHAELTELHHNRKADAPSGTCIKTAELMEELGKSFNPEEVDEHESLAGCRGGQRDSGLRLHSVRLPGLVAHQEVMFGAPGETYTLRHDTIDRSAYMPGVLLTVRKVGSLGSLVYGLERLI
- a CDS encoding RNA-binding S4 domain-containing protein, translated to MKLDQFLKWKGWVSTGGEAKQRIQMGEVEVNGSVETRRGRQLSPGDRVVLAGEESFVGGENATGP
- the tpiA gene encoding triose-phosphate isomerase, whose translation is MRRPVIAGNWKMHMTCAQSREFMEAFLPLITETPDDRDLVLAPPFTALSTMAELSQNSRLCLSSQNVHWEGQGAFTGEISPAMLKEHGVTHTIVGHSEPRKYFSESDEQINHRARSSQSNGLIPIVCVGESDEQRERGEAERVIRRQIEQGLEGLDAEKLVVAYEPIWAIGTGKTCAAEEANRICGLIRSWVGSPDLVIQYGGSVKPSNIDELMGMSDIDGVLVGGASLEPESFGRIANYQAA
- a CDS encoding sodium:alanine symporter family protein produces the protein MGGVESTIQAINSPINSIVWGWPTVLLIAATGILLMVGLRFMPLQRLGYGISMMLRPAASQTEGEITPFQALMTSLSATIGTGNIAGVAGAIAVGGPGAVFWMWIIAIFGIATKYAEAVLAVQFRETDGDGNHVGGPMYYIRNGLGSDWSWMAGLFALFGMLAGFGIGNGVQAFEVSSALSLIGIPKLATGVILAALVFAVVIGGIKRIAQAASTIVPLMSILYIAACLLVLLANLGSVPEAFATIFSNAFSGKAAAGGALGQVVLMGFKRGIFSNEAGLGSAPIAHAAAKTDDPVRQGTVAMLGTFIDTLIICTMTALVIITTKANLIIDAAGENLSGADLSITAFNTGIAGSGVVVTLGLVVFAFTTILGWSFYGERCTTYLFGQSAVLPFRLTWVAVVVIGAIAGDRGVIWSIADTLNGLMALPNLVALILLSGTVFKLTKGYSFSD
- a CDS encoding DUF6447 family protein, producing MTDSAANNPVLTFEGKRYDLNTLPDELKELVRGMQVADAQLRMHEDTLKVLAVGRQSLATQLNERLKSVTPLPDQG
- a CDS encoding ABC transporter ATP-binding protein: MLTPSQAGFRRLLPLLRPHLRELLWGGCCMVVYVGSFPLLVQLAGDLFPALGSGDLARVFQLIGLALLIFAVQKIAQFGQDSLLAGPALLVSQDLRRDLFRRLQTVELGALEKLSAGDLTYRFTEDADRVSEVLYKTIHDTVPSVLQLFAVLGMMLWLDWKLTLAILLLAPVIVWLISLFGARVMAATERSQKKVSELAGLLGEAIEGLPLVRAFAAEPWLQERFETEIDQHRQARHRTYSLLALQHPVVGIIEVVGLFAVLALGAWRIKTGDLSIAGLSSYLTGLIVLIDPIAHVTNNFNEFQQGQASLRRLREIEREPQEAADPAEAQSIGALRGDLVFDQVSFGYDPAQPVLHQFNLRADAGQVLAIVGPSGAGKSTLLSLLLRFNTVQQGEICLDGTDISLMRARELRQQVALVPQRTTVFSGTVAEAIRFGRRATDDEVRDAARLANADDFIRAFPRGYDTQLEERGTNVSGGQLQRIAIARAVLGNPALLLLDEATSALDAEAEAAVQLGLKQAMKGRTVLVIAHRLATVQEADRIVVLEKGAVVDRGTHDELMQRGGRYRELCERQFIRDQQKT
- the folP gene encoding dihydropteroate synthase; translated protein: MPTTKQLDSGNWPQGWRQRTTVMGVINITPDSFSDGGRFLASERALAEAQWQLSNGADVLDLGAQSTRPGAEEVGAEEELRRLLPALQAIRQHCPEALISIDTFLAPVAAKALEAGANWINDVSGGRRDPDLLRVVSDAGCPVVLMHSRGDSQTMDQLTTYTDVVADVKEALRERSEAAIQAGVLESQIIWDPGLGFAKTHEQNLQLLRDLEQLTEGPQPVLIGPSRKRFIGAVLDEPRPKARLWGTAAVACRCAQARTAVLRVHDVGPISQTLRMAAALW
- a CDS encoding DUF3386 domain-containing protein, which encodes MTASVPVKSGSDLRDDFRRAYENRYTWAPGFPGYRGRCIWQQGDQRVEGKFEIGADLKAKVEGIENEEILKAVNSQLWEVAIHRVRRSFEQTHGENTFTAGDTNDVGTEVLVGGKGAGDKYRIKDDVVTMVHRHIHGTVVTIYTTDVTDTGAGYLSHTYTSQYSDPATGEARGGRSSFKDSFSPLPGDGPWVLAERVVTTEAHGDTPTGSQTFRFEDLESL
- a CDS encoding magnesium chelatase subunit H codes for the protein MFTQVRSADRRVAPVEGQNHKSVMKAVYVVLEPQYQNALTQAATALNASGGDLGIELSGYLIEELRDDDNYAGFCADVAEADVFVASLIFIEDLAQKVVDAVAPHRDRLKAAVVFPSMPEVMRLNKLGSFSMAQLGQSKSAIAGFMKKRKEAGGAGFQDAMLKLLNTLPTVLKYLPVEKAQDARSFMLSFQYWLGGTPDNLRNFLLMLADKYVFPAAEGEERPAMDVAEPEVFPDLGIWHPLAPSMFEDLKEYLNWNSSRSDLSEEARKGPVIGLVLQRSHIVTGDDAHYVATIQELEFRGARVIPIFCGGLDFSKPVNAFFYDPLNPEQPLVDGIVSLTGFALVGGPARQDHPKAIESLKKLNRPYMVALPLVFQTTQEWEQSDLGLHPVQVALQIAIPELDGAIEPIVLSGRDDATGKAHTLQDRVDAIAERAIRWSSLRIKPRNEKKLAITVFSFPPDKGNVGTAAYLDVFGSIHRVMQEMKAKGYDVQDMPSTPRELLEAVINDADAMQGSPELSIAHRMSVEEYERLTPYSERLEENWGKPPGNLNSDGQNLLVFGRHFGNLFVGVQPTFGYEGDPMRLLYSRSASPHHGFAAYYTYLQKIWKADAVLHFGTHGSLEFMPGKQMGMSETCYPDSLIGALPNLYYYAANNPSEATIAKRRGYASTISYLTPPAENAGLYRGLKELGELVGSYQQLREGGRGIQIVNTIVETARQCNLDKDVDLPEEDASTLELEGRDALVGAVYRQLMEIESRLLPCGLHTIGKPPTAEEAVATLVSIAALEREEDGLRSLPGLLAEAMGRSIEDIYKGNDEGVLADVELNRTITETSRAAIGAMVRTLTGRDGRVSLRNSFGWFYDLLARFGFKLPSPWLRACCTAGFVQIDSTELDKLFAYLRFCLEQVCADMEMESLLKALDGEYILPGPGGDPIRNPGVLPSGKNIHALDPQAIPTRAAVAAAKSVVDKLIDRQREEQGTWPETIACVLWGTDNIKTYGESLAQILWFVGVKPMPDSVGRVNKLELIPLEELGRPRVDVVVNCSGVFRDLFINQMALIDQAVKMAAEADEPLEQNFVRKHALEQAEKEGMSLRDAACRVFSNASGSYSSNVNLAVENSTWEEEGELQEMYLSRKTFAFNADNPGEMNQKREVFENVMKTADVTFQNLDSAEISLTDVSHYFDSDPTKLIAGLRDDGKAPTSYIADTTTANAQVRSLSETIRLDSRTKLLNPKWYEGMLDSGYEGVREVAKRLNFTLGWSATSGAVDNFVYEEANETFINDPEMRKRLLELNPNSFRQIVGTLLEVHGRGYWETSDENIEQLQELYQEVEDRIEGVVTD
- a CDS encoding GlcNAc-transferase family protein, whose translation is MRSTIFIQIASYRDPDLPATLHNLIERAAQPERLRFGICLQLADDDPTHWGESAFPNHPHLKIVRLDAKESHGACWARRQAQSFYGGEDFLLQIDSHMRSVEHWDDLLLKAWKECSDERAILSVYPNGFQPPCRLQTSTLPVMGAGEFDSYGILKLRGISRFQLPEEQPERPIPGAFIAGGFLFGAGSIVREVPYDPELYFYGEEIAMSARLWTSGFNIYAPNRLLLFHLYKPENPAAEHSATHWGDHSDWHKYNLRSLKRVHRLLGSLDNAPAAIRCFNDHPGELKSFGLGTNRSLKMYQQWAGVDFKTAKISLAARKAEFNISQL